Below is a genomic region from bacterium.
CAGGCTACGGACTGACGACTGAGCACTATTGTTCAGAATCAAATAATTATCATAACCACTTAACTGTATGAACGCAGCACCAGCACCCGCCCCGGCACCCGCTCCCCTAAACGGCGAACCGCACCGGAGTGCACCGAATGGCCCGCGCCGCGAGGGCGGACGCCCTCCTTTTAACGGACCCCGCCGCGAAGGCCCCCGGGGCGATCGCAGAGGCGGCGGCCAGGGACGTCCCGGCCGTGCAAGCCGCGATATCCGGCGCATCCTGCGCCGCCCGAGCCCCGCGAGCATGAAAGCGCGTGAAGCGGACTATTTCCCCGCCGAGCCCGCCGAGAACGTGGTGCGCGTCGTCCCCCTGGGCGGCGTCGAGGAAGTCGGGCGCAACATGGTCGCCGTCGAATGCAACGGCGACATCTTCGTGCTTGATGTCGGCTTCCATTTCAAAGCGGAAGACGACGCGCCGGGCGTCGACTACACGCTTCCGAATACCGCGTACCTCGAGAAAAACAAGGAGCGGGTCCGCGCCGTGATCATCACGCACGGCCACCTCGACCACATCGGCGGCATTCCGTTCCTTTTGCCCCGCTTCGGGAATCCCCCGATCTACACCCGCCGGCTCACGTCGATCATGATCCAGCGGCGCCAGGAAGAGTATCCGGATATGCCGAAGCTCGAGCTCGTTGAGGTCGAGCCCGGGCAAAGCGTCACCATCGCCCATACGAAGGTGAAGTTCTTCCCCGTCACGCACTCCATCCCCGACTCGATGGGCGTCTCGATCGAGAGCCCGTACGGCAACGTCGTCCTCTCCGGAGACCTGAAGCTCGACCACGAGGACGGCGTCCCTTCCGAGCGCGAGGTGAAAACCTGGGGCGACATCGGAAAGGACAAGAACCTCTTCTTCATTGCCGACTCGACGAACGCGGAGCGCGACGGCTTCTCGATTCCCGAGAAGCGCGTGCACCAGACGCTCGACGAGATCGTGAAGACCGTCTCGAGCCGCCTCATTATCGGCACCTTCGCGTCGCAGTTCGAGCGCATGATGCACATCATCGAAAGCGCGGAGAAGTACGGCAAGAAAATCGTGATCGAGGGCCGCTCGATAAAGAACAACATCGAGATCGCCGAGCGCGCGGGACTCTTGAAAATCGACAAAGGCACGATCATTCCCGCCCAGGACATGAGCAACTACCCGCCGGACAAGATTCTCATCCTCTGTACCGGAGCCCAGGGCGAGGAGTTTGCCGCGCTTATGCGCATCGCGACGAAGCAGCACAAGTACATACAATTCAATGAGCGCGACACGGTCGTCCTTTCCTCGTCGGTTATTCCCGGAAACGAGACCTCTGTGCAGACCCTCAAGGACAACCTTTACCGCCAGAAGGTGACGATCATCCACTACCGCTCCTCGGACGTGCACTCGACCGGGCACGGAAACACCGGCGAGCTCATCTGGCTCAACAAGCAGGTGAACGCGAAGTTCTTTATGCCCGGCTACGGCTACTACTCCATGACGTACTCGCATGCGCGCGCGATCGAGCAGGCCGGAAGACCCCGCGAAAGCATCATCGTCGCCGACAACGGAAGCGTGATCGACATCGAGGACGGCGAGACGCTCAACGTGCACAAGCAGAAGGTGCCGTCGGCCCCGCTCGTCGTCGACGGGTTCTCGATCGGTAATCGCCAGGAAGTCGTGATGCGCGACCGCCAGTCGCTCGCCAAGGACGGCATGTTCGTCGTCATTGCGACGGTGAACGTGAAGACCGGCAAACTGAGGAAGAGCCCCGACATCATCTCCCGCGGCTTCGTGTATCTGCGGGATTCCCAGGGCATGCTGAACGAAGCGCGGCTTCTCATCAAAAAGACCGTCGAGGACTCGACCCGTAACATGAATCCGGTCGATCTCGACTACGTCAGAAACCAGCTCGCGGATGTTCTCGCCGGGTTCCTCTTCTCGCGCACCAACAAGGCGCCGATGGTGATTCCGGTGCTGATTGGGGTGTAGCGGCGACGGCTTCCCGCTAGGTTGGTGCGTACGCGACTGAGTATAAAAAGAACCACCTCGACTCTTCTAGAGGTGGTTCAAAACAGAATGTCGTCTTCGTTTATTTCTGGCGAAACCGAGACCTCTATGTTCTCGCTCCGCAGTTGCTCAACCGCTGCTGCAAACCCGGTGCCGAGCATATTGTTCAATTCCGAAACTGATTTGAGCCAACGTTGATTGGATGCTTTGTAATACCGCGGATCATCCGGATCAATGATCAGCGCACCTTCTCCCGCCTCGAGGAGTGGAAGTCCGCGAACATGTGCTTTAAAATCTTCGATCAGGTTGAAGAAGTCTTGGTCACTTATCGCCTCTTGATACGGAATCGTTGTCTCGATCCTACATAAAGGTGTCGTGTGCCAATTTCGATCCATAAAGAGCTCGAAGTGGAGCATTCCCTCGGGAGACTCGATTTCGCCAAAAAAATCTAGAAGCTCAGATACCCCACTTCGTGTATTGAGGAAATCCTCGCTCTTCTCCTTCGGATCTCGTAATCCCAGCATCCCTTGGCATACCCACAGGAGCGTTCCGAAATGCATGTCCGAATACCAGCGAATCTCTCCCAGGTGCGTGTTGGGAGGAGGTTTCTTTACTATTTTCACAGCCTAACTCCCTTTGCTCAGGGTTTCCATTGGCAACTCTACACGAACAGTGTCAAAGGTAAAGCCGAAGGGGGAATGGTACGCTCGAGACGCTTTGTTTAGAAGCCCGAAGACTGATCAAACGGATTGAACGGAACTTTAGTCGAAGCTGGTCCGAACTCACGACGGTTCTTCCGCACTTTTGTATCCCTGAATCGCAGTATGCTATACTACCGCCCATGACCACCGCAACGCTTCTTAAAAAAGCAGCAGCAAAAGATACGGGCGTCGTCGTGCTGACGCTTGCGGAATATAACCGCCTGAAGGCCGAAAGTCTGCCAGTCGAGTATCTTACTGGCAAAGCCGCGCGGGATCTTGACAAGCTCGTCGAAGAAGGACTGCGGGAGCATCGCGCGGGCAAGACGAGGAAACTGAAATCCCTGGCCGATCTTGATTAGTTTCTTCTATGCTTTCGATCGAGACGCGGCCCCTCTTCGATAGGCATTACCGCAAGCTGCCGCGGCGCTTGAAAGAAGCAGCGAAAGAAAAAGAGCGTTTGTTTCGAATGGATCCTTTCCTCCCAAGCCTTGGGACGCACAAGCTCCATGGAAAGGACCGGGGCGCATGGGCGTTTTCCATTGACCGGAAATATCGGATCAAGTTCGTATTCATCGCGGGTGATCGTATCCTGTTCCTCGATGTCGGCACGCACGACATATACGAGTGATCAACGCGCGAGGCGGAAACGGGTGCCGCGCAGCTGTATAAGCCCTTCCTGTGTAAGCGAAGCGACCGCATTTTTGACCTGCTCGCGCCGGGAAGGACCGAGGATCTTGATAAGGAACGTGCGCTCGCACGGACTTTTGGCAAGTTCCTTAAGTAGCGCCCCGCGCGCTTGCCTCATAGAACCCTCAAATACGGATTGTTTGGCGTAGTGTTTGCTCCTGGCGTTGAGCCGTACGCCCGAGCGCTTGAGGTATGCGCCATAGTCCATAAGCGCCGCATACCATTCCCTGCTCTTCCCTTTCGGCAGGGTTTTATGAAGTACCGCAAAGACTTCCGCGTCGTCGGTCTTCTCTTTGCTCGTAAAGAAATGGTGTGTGACCGCCGTGCGGATATTCGTCTCGACGAATACGACATTCTGGTTATACGCGAACGCCGCTACGGCATGCGCGGTATAGGGCCCGACACCCGGAAGCGCCTCGAGTTCTTCGGCTGTTTTCGGGAAGCGGCCGTTATGCTTCTGTGCAAGCACTTTCGCCGCTTCGCGGAGCATCTTCGCCCGGCGGTTGTATCCGAGTCCTTGCCAGATCTTAAGCACTTCGGAAAGCTTCGCGTGCGAAAGCGCGCGAACGTTCGGGAACTTCTTCAAAAACGCTTTGTAATACGGGATCACCCGTTCCACCTGCGTCTGCTGCAGCATCACTTCCGATACCAAGATTTTGTACGGATCGCGCGTCCTGCGCCACGGCAAGCCGTGCCTCCCTTGTTTCTTATACTGCGCCCAGACTATTTTTCTAAAATTCGTATACGACATCTTTCCGTTCGACTACAACCTTCCAGCCGCGGCGCTTCGCATGCTTATACAGCAGCGCATTCGGATTGAAGCAGACCGGGTTCTCGACGAGTTCGAGCATACCGATGTCGCTTTCCGTGTCCCCCACCGCAAACGATCCTTCGAGCGTGAGGTCCTCCTTGCGCACGGCACGGCGCAGGACCGCTCCCTTGTTCGAAATGAGTTCGGCATCCGCGATCATGCCCGTGAACTTGCCGGACGCGCCCGACTCGTAGAAGGTGCCGTATATCTTGTCGAACCCGAGTTCGTATCCGAGCCCGTCAACGATGAACTTGGGCGAGTGCGAAACCGCGAGCATAAAATAACCGCGGCGCTTGAGTTTCGAAACCAGTTCGCGCGTATAGCGGTAGAGACGATCCTTCTTTTCCTCGATCACCTCCCCCGCAACGTACGAGACCTCGTCGTACGGCAGGCCCTTGATCTGCCTGCCGAATATCTCGACCACTTTGCTTATATACGAGGCATAGTCGCCCTTGCGGTCGAGCCAGCGCACCTGTTCCGTCTCGTATGCCGCGCGCGTTTCCGGCGGGAACATGCCCTTCTCTATGAGCCGCTCCACGAGCTCGATAAGTAGCGACGAGCGGAAGAGTGTCCCGTCGATGTCGAATACCGCGACCTGCCGCTTCCCGCTCCCCGTATTGCCTGCCACGGCCTTCATCCCTCCATAGTACCTCTTATTTCGCCTTCGGCCACTTAGCCGCAGCCTTAGGCCAGAGTTTCGTGAGCGGGTGATCAAGGCACTCATGAGGCCGCGCGGGACACACGTAGCGACCATAGAGCACGAGACCGTTATTTACGTACTTCCAGTCCTCTTTCGGAATCAGCCGCTCCAAATCCTTGGATATTTTCGTGAGGTCTTCCTGATCGGTGAGGTCGAAGCGCTTGGCGAACCGCTTCACGTGCGTGTCGGTCGGGATGCCCTCCCAGATGCCATAGAGCTCGCCAAGGATCACGTTCGCCGTCTTGTACGCAATGCCCGGAAGCGTCACCAGCTCTTCCACGGCTTTCGGCACTTTCCCTTTGAACTCATCCCGTATCTTTTTCGCCGTCGCGATGATGGCTTTCGCCTTGTTGCGGTGGAAGGTCACGCGGGAAATGTCCTTGTCGAATTCCGCATAGTCGGCGGCGGCGAAATCATCGATCGTCTTATATTTCCCAAACAGTACCTCATCGGTCACTTTATTCACGAGCTTATCGGTCGTCTGTGCGGAGAGCATTACCGCAGCTACGAGCTGCATCGGCGTTTTGTAGTGGAGTTCGGTCTTCGGTTTCGGGTACGCCTCTTTGAGATACGCAATCAGCTTCTTCGCTCTTGCCCGGCGCTCCTTGAATTCAAGCGTGTCCTTTTGCATATCGCAAAACGCGACGTCTAGCTCGTCAAACGTTTGAGGTCCGCAAGCACCTCGGCTACATGCTCCGCGGGCTTCACACCCTCGTATATCTTGGCAATCTTTCCTTCCGGGTCTATGAGAAACGACGTACGAAGCGTTCCCTCGTATTCGCGTCCCATGAACTTCTTGGCTCCCCAGACGCCATAGCTCTCCACGACTGCCTTCTGTTCGTCCGAAAGGAGCGTAAACGGAAGATCGTACTTCTTCGCGAATTTCTCGTGGCTCGCGACGGGGTCGGTAGAGATGCCAAGCACGACCGCGGAAAGCTTCTCGAAGTGCGGAAATTCATCCCGGACGCTCTTCGCTTCTATCGTGCAGCCGGGCGTATCGTCCTTCGGATAAAAATAAATGAGCATCCATTTGCCGAGATAGTCGGCAAGCGAACGGACCGTTCCGTTCTGATCAGGAAGCGAGAACGCGGGGGCCTTTCCTCCAATAATCATCATGTGCTGAGTATAGCATCGGCAACCTCTTTACCCATTTCGATTGCGCCATGGACAGTAGCTGCATGTCCCTGCGTATGGGCGGCTTCGCCAGCGTAATAGACTGTATTCTCTATCGGTTTGGACAGAAGAGAGCGAGCATTACCCATATGCAAGGCCGGATAACTGTAGGAACCAAGCGCATACGGATCATCTGACCATGTAAAATGTCTGGCAGCTTGGATATGCTTTTTGATATCAGAACCGAGCGCTCCGGCAAGTTCCTCAGCACCAAATGCTACGGCCTGTGTTTCCCCCATCTCGGTAAGATCACGGGCGCGCGTGCCTCCGCTAAACCCGACAGCGACAACTTGCCCGCCGAAACGGCGTACCCACCAGTGGCCAAAATGTCCTGGGGTATCAAGGATTCTGAAAACAGGCAGATTGCAATCGAACCAAAGCGTCAGTTTGGTCGAGTCGCCAAAACCAATTTTAGACACCGCCTCATTAAATGAGGCGGGTAGATCCGGATTGAAGGTGAGTTTACCAGTTTTAAGCACTCCCAAGGGGATGGTTATCACCACTTTCGCGGCGTCGTAGACCGCACCGTTCGTGCACGTTACCCGCGCCAAGCCAGGCTTCCAGGCTATGGCGGAAACTTCATGCTTGAGTTTGATAGGAAGGCCCTCTGCGAGTGCGGCTAGGACACGAGCATATCCGTCGACAAGCCAGAAATTCCGATCTCCACTGGTCGCCAGCTCTTCCTCGCGGGCGAATTCTAACAGACTTAAGTTGGTAGGGTCGGCGCCTTCGTAATCGCCTATATGGCGCCCTGAAAAGAACTTCGCGGCGGGCGAAATAGGTTGCTTCGCAAGATATTCTGACAAACTGATTTCTTCGCCTTGATACTCCGCAATACCAGCGTCCACGGCATCCATTTCTTGTAAAAGGCGTGCGCTGTCTGCGCGCAGCGAACCTGTATCGCCACCGAAGACGCGCCGCGCGCCGTTTAGAGCGGCCCATTCTTCAGTAGATAAATGAATATCTCGTATAAAATCCCATGTCGCGGCATTTTCTCCGTGAATGAATTCCGCGCCTGCTTCCACGACACCCCGGTCGAAGATGGTGTGTACACGCCCTCCGATACGATTCCTCGCTTCTAAAATAAGAACTCGCTTACCTGCTTTCATAAGACGCTGTGCGCAGGTAAGCCCGGCTGCTCCGGCTCCTAGCACGATCACGTCATACTCCATCGTGAAAGACTTTTAGAACGAGCGTCTAGTTAAGTGGATTCGAACAAGCTGGCCGACTCATCCGAACCCATCGCGTGCTCGTATGCATACGAGACGAGAGCCCCGAGCGTCACCGCCCACAGCCCGTACAGAAGTATCGGACCGATAACCGGCACGAGATACACGACCGAGAGGACGAGCATGCCAAGTACGGCGAAGCGCCAGCTGAAGTAGCGGTCGCCGAATATCTGCTTGCGTATGAGGGCGCCTGCAACCGCGCCCGCGTAGCAGTACGCGAGCGAGAGCGCGAGAACATAGGCGCTTCCCGCGATGAGCGCGACGGCAAATCCGACGAACGTGAGCGCGAGAAGGAATACCAGGATCGGCGTCGCGACCGTAAGGGCGAATCCGAGAAGCGCGTAGAGCGCGAGACGGCGGGCAGTGCCCCGAAGCACGCGGGAAGCAAGCGCTTCCGTAAACGCCGGGAAGAGCCCGGCAAGGATGCCGACCGCGATAAGCGCACCGAGAATCTTTACGAAAAGGAAAACGCCGGTCCCGGCAAGGGCGAGCGCCTGGGCTTGCTTGCTGGTCGGAAGAAACGACGCGCCGGTATAAGTCACTCCCCCGTCGACGATCGCCGAAGCGGGAACGTCGGCGGCTTCCGGAGCTTCGTAGCGAAGCGTTCCTTCGATATGCGTACCGGGAGCAAGCGCGAGCTTATCCGAGACGACAGCGCGTACGTCGCCCTTGAAAGTGCCGGAAAGAAGGACATTGCTTCCGTAGACGGTTACGGGACCACCCGCTCCGCTAAGAAGCTTCACCGTCCGTGCGGCCACGAACACGCTTCCCAGGGAACCGCTTGTTTCCGTAAAGCTTGCGGCAAGCGCGGCGACATCGCCGCCAACGGGTGCGGAAATCGCGACGCTCCCGCCAAGGATCCGGACGTCGCCCGCGACCGGTTTCTTGATATCGACGCTCCCTCCCGCAAGAAGCGCGTCGCCCGCTATCGGCGCGGAAACGGAGATGCTGCCGCCAAGGGCCGAGAAATCACCCATGACCGGGGCCGCGAGCGTGAGGGTGCCGCTTGCGAAATAAGAGTTACCTTCACCCGCTTCCGAAACGACCAGGGAACGCTCCGCGCCGAAGGTAGCGGCGGATACAGCCGAAGGAAGCGCGAGGACCAAAAGCGCGGCGAGGAGAAGCGGAAACGTGAGCGTGCGCCTAGACATGGAAATCATTGTATCACGAAGGAGCGTCTGTCAAGTGCTCCCTGCGCCAGAATTTCGATCCGGGCAGGAGGCGGGAGAAAAGCCACGCAAGAAGCGCGACGGCCCAGGAGAACGCGCAATAGATGCAAAGCGCCTGGATCACGAAAAGCTGCAAGAGAAGCGAAACAAGCGACACGGCCACGCCAAACAGCGTGAGCGCAAGGAGCATTTTCCGGAGCCTGGACGACGACCAGGCAAGCTCGAGCGCGGCGAGGATAAAGAGAAGCGCGTAAAACCCGAGGCCGTACACGGCAAGCGGAACGCCAAAGAGCTGCGAGTAGGGGCTCTGCGCGACCAGGTTGCAGCCTGAGAGCCCGTCGATATTGCAAAGAAGCGGGGCGCCGGACAATTCGCTTCTCGCAAGATAGACCGAATCGGCGAGCCCCAAAAACGCGGCGAGGAGGATCGCCCAGGGGGCGATGCGGGTGAAAAAGGCTTTCATGAACCTCCATAGTATACTGATGCTATGGATATCCAAAATACGGGTCCGGACGGCAGGAAGCCCGAACTCACGCCCGAGCAACGGCGGGTAATGCTTGAGCACGGGACCGAGACGGCGTTTACGGGCGAGTACGTCGACAACCATGAGCCCGGCGTCTACCGCTGCAATAACTGCGGAGCAGTCCTCTTCACGTCGGAAAACAAGTTCGATTCGGGCACCGGCTGGCCGTCGTTTACCGATCCCGCGGTCGCCGAAAATATCGGGACGAGCGAAGACGATTCGCTTGGTATGCGCCGTACCGAGGTGCACTGCAAGCACTGCGGGGCGCATCTCGGGCACCTTTTTAACGACGGTCCGGTAACTGCGGGTGGCAAACGATACTGCATCAACTCCGTCTGTCTCGATTTTGAAAAGGAACATCCGGCTGCCGTCTTCTAATCAACACCTTGGCACCACCTCCTTGAGTACTTGTGCCGGAGTCAGGAGATTCAGGCCGAAATGGTGCCGCTCCCGGTTGTACCAGGGGATGTATTTCTTCAGAGCCGCATTGAACGCTTCCGGACTTCTGCGCGCATGGTCGAGGCACTCCTCCTGAAGCGTGCGGTTGAATCGCTCGATATGCGCATTGTCGTTGGGTTTCCCGATGCGGGAATACCGGTGCTTCCTCCGGATGCGCTCGACGAACCACGCCCCGAACTCGGGACCATGGTCGCTCTGGAGCATTTCGAAGCGGAAGGACGCTCTCCGCTGCGCCTCCTCGACGAAGCGCACGGCGGTCGCGGCATCCATGCGCGCATAGGTCTTCGCGTACGCGGTGCGGGAATGCACGTCGATGAGGGTGAAGGTATACATCCGCTTCTTCAAATCGAGCATGGTGTGAATGGTGTCGATCTGGACGAGGGAACCGGGTTTCTCCGGCAGGGGGCGGTCGACCTGTGGGTGGTATCGCTTGTACGGGCTCCTCTTCTTGAGGAGGCCCATGCGGTCAAGCGTTCGCTTGATGGTGGAGAGTGAAATCACCACCCCTTCCTCCTCCAGTATGCGCTGAATGACTTCCGCGCTTCGCTTCGACTTGAGCCGGGTATGGAAGATCTTCCAGCGGAGTTCGTCTGAGAGCTGCCGGGGATGGCGCTTCGGACGCGACGAGCGCGTCGGTATCGGGTGGTATCCGATGCGTTCGGCCCTTCGCACCCATTTCATGACGGCGGTGTGATGGTACCCGAGATGCCGCCCGATCTTGCGCGCGCTCCAGCCTTGGCGGAAGAGATCCGCCGCTTCGCGGCGGATGCGGGGCATACGGGGGTTGGTGGTGTATGGCATGCGACTTGGCTTAGTGGTGCCAAGGTATTGAACCATTACGGGGCGCTTGACTAGGTTCATCAAGTGAAGTAGAAATCCTTGAGGCCAACAAGGGACGGCATGCGCCGCCCCCATGTACGGAGGACGTTATGGATATCAGGAAACGTCTTGTGGATGCGGCGTTCGCGGAGATGCAGCTTCGCTTCCACATAACGGACGAGAATACGCGTCGTCTTGCGCTCATGTCGGGGACGCAGCTCGCCCATCACCTGTTCCTGCCGCTGCTCCAGAAGGTGCAGCACGTGGGAGCGACGGCGTTTGCGGCCCGAGGCATGTATGCACAGATGGTCCAGGGTTCGGATGACGGCACGTTCGCGAGCATGGCACCCGCCCTGCAAGTGCTTCACGAATCCGAGCTCAACGGCGATCCGGCGAAAGCCCGCAACTGGGCCGCGGGGCTCGGGATGGAGGAAATGGACAGGATCCTGTTCCACCACCTCTTCCTCGGCAATCGTTTCGAACGGGGCGTGCCGCTTGCAAGCTTCGCCATCCCGCTCGCGACCATCGCCGCCTCGCAGGAAATGAAATACGAGATCCTGCGCCAGGCGATGTACGAGGATTTCCCCGAACTTGCTACGCCGCTCGCAACCATGTTCGGCCGTCCGCTCACGCGGATGGAAATCAGCCTTGGCTTTCTCGTCAATGCGTTCGACCTCGGGGAAATGAATCTCGAGCGCGCGATGATGTGTCTCCGTCTTCGCCCGGCGGGCCTCCTCTTCCGGGCGGTCGCGGGGATGCTTATGGAGCCCGGGCGAGTGCGTGACGCTGACTTTGATGCGCTCCATGAGCTTCTGGACGACGAATAAGACACTACACGCATCCTGAAAAAGGCCCCCTTCGCCGGGGCCTTTTGTTTTTAGATATGACACACCGCGTCGGGGTGCTTCTCGAAATACCGCTGATGATACTCTTCGGCGGGCCAGAATGCAGTCGCTTTCGTGATCTCGGTGGCGATCGTTTTCGGAAGATAATTCGATGCAAGCTCGGCTTTCATCCTCTCCGCCGCTTCCCGCTGCGCCTCGGAGAGATAGAAGACCGCACCGCGGTACTGGCTGCCGACATCCGGGCCCTGGCGATTAAGCTGCGTCGGATCGTGGAGCTTGAAGAATGCGCGAAGAAGGGTTTCGTATGAGACCCGGGACGGGTCGAAGGATACTTCGACCGCTTCGGCGTGCCCGGTCGTGTCAGAACAAACTTGTTCATAGGTAGGATGTTCGGTGTGCCCGCCGGTATATCCGGAAACGGCATCGATGATGCCCGGCACCGCGCGGAAAGCCGCCTCGACTCCCCAGAAGCAACCTGCAGCGAAAATGGCCTTTTCTTGCATAGGTATGGAAGTTATTCGGATACTGTTTCCCCGTCCGTCTCCGCGGATTCGGCCGCGGCCTTGTTCTCCGCGCGTTCTTTCCTGAGCCGGTGCTTGAACGTGGCGATGGTCGCGACGAAGGGAGAAGCTGGCGCAGCCGCAGCCTCAAGCGGCACCGCGCGGCGAAGACGCAAATGCTTTACGACCCTCGTAAGCAGGCGCTCGAGCGCACGCACCCCAAGCAGGACCAGGCGAACGACCTCATGGGCGAGCGTCTCCACGGTCGAGACGACCAGATGCCTGAGGAATGACGCGAAGTCGACATGTTCGAAGATGAACTCGACGCGGCGGGCGAAGCGATCGAGTTCGGCGCGTTCCCTCTCGAAATAACGGAAACCGCGGCGGCGTTCGAAACCGGTAAGCGCAAGAAAGCCGAGGAACAGGAATACCGTGATAAGGATGGCTATCAGGTATGCCATTGAGGGACTAGGCGCGGGCGGAGAAGCGCGCGAAGCGGGTAATCTCGACGCGCTCGCCGAACTTCTGGCTCGCCTCGGTCACGAGGTCGCGGATCGTCTTCGACTCGTCCTTGATATACGGCTGGTCAAGAAGCACCTGGTCGCTGAAATAGGAGGACAGCTTCCCTGCAAGGATCTTCTCTTTCATCTCCTCCGGCTTCCCCTCCACTTCCTTCGCGAACACGGCCATGGCCGCGGTTTTCGCCTCTTCCGGGATTTCCGCGTCGGTTGCGTATTTCGGGTCGGTCGCGGCGACCTGCATGGCGACTTCGCGCGCAAGCGCGACGAACTCGGGATTGCGGGAGACGAAATCGGTCTCCGAGGAGAGGAGCACCATGGCGCCGATGGAGCCGTCGTGCACGTAGGTCGCGACCGCGCCCGAACCGAGTTCGCGGTCAGCCTTCTTATCCGCCGCCGCGCCCGAACGCTTCTTAAGTATCACCTCCGCCTTGGCGACATCGCCTCCGGCCTCTTCAAGCGCCTTCTTGCACTGCATGACGGAAACACCGGTGCGGTCCCGGAGCGCTTTGACGATGTCGGTCGAAATTTCCATGTGTGAAAAATTATAGCATTAGGGACTAACGGGAACCGTCGTTCCGCGAGCGAAGCGGTGATCTCCGTTCATTTAGGCCGTGCGGCCCTTTTCGAACGCGTCGGTAAGTTCGGCAAGCACGAGCGTAACGGTCGCGCGGGAGGCATCGTTGCCGACGATCGGGAACGCGGCGTCGGAGAGATCGCAGTCGGAATTCATAAGCGCGATGATCGGAATGCCGGCGTCTCTCGCCTCCTTGACCGCGTGCGCCTCGGCCTTGGTGTCGACGACAAGAAGCGCATCCGGCTTTTTGGAAAGCGTCACGATTCCCTCGAGGCGCCCCTCGAGGCGCGCGATCTCGCGGTCGAGCTTCACGCGCTCGAGCTTGGTATAGAGCTTCGCGAGTTCTCCCGAATCGCGCTTTTCGGTGAGGTCGAGCAGGCGGTCGATGCGCTTTTTGATCTCGACGAAATTCGAAATGGTGCCCCCGAGCCAGCGACCGGCGACATAGGGCTGCCCCACGCGCTTCGCCGCATCTTTTACGAGCGCGGATATCTCGGGCTTTCCTCCGACGAAGAGAACGGTCTTGCCGTCGCGCGCGAGTGCCGCAACGGCCTGCTTCGCGCGGGCAAGCTGCTCGTCGGTCTTTGCGAGGTCGATGATTTCGGTGCGCGACTTAAGGCCGAGCACGAACTGCTTCATCGAAGGGTGCCTGCGGCGGCGTACCTGCGCAAAGTGGGCACCCGTCCCCAAAAGACGGTCAACGCCAACCCCTGCCATTTCCACGGCTGTCATACCCCTAAGGTATCATACTCTTTTCCGGCTATCAATCTTCCTCGACTGCGGGGGTCTTGCCCCCGGAAGCGGCGGTTTTAAGCGCCCCGACGATCGGGTCGAGGTAGCCCTCCATGATCTTCGGGAGGTTATGCCAGGACTCCTTCAATCTATGGTCGGTCACGCGGTCCTGGAGGAAATTATAGGTCCGGATCTTCTCCGAGCGGTCGGCCGTGCCGATCTGCGCTTTCCGCTCCGCCGAGTGCTTTTTAGCCTCCTCCTCTTCGGCCAGGTTCTCGAGCTTCGCGTACAAGATCTCCATCGCCTTTTCGCGGTTGGCTTTCTGGCTGCGCTCGCTTGAGGAGCGCACGTCGATGCCGGTCGGCTTGTGGATGAGGCGCACGGCGGTCTCCACCTTGTTCACGTTCTGTCCCCCCGCCCCGCCGCTTCGTGAGAACTCCATCTCGAGATCCGACGGATTCATCTCGAACTTCGTATGGGCCCGAAGCGGAAGCGCC
It encodes:
- a CDS encoding NAD(P)/FAD-dependent oxidoreductase, with translation MEYDVIVLGAGAAGLTCAQRLMKAGKRVLILEARNRIGGRVHTIFDRGVVEAGAEFIHGENAATWDFIRDIHLSTEEWAALNGARRVFGGDTGSLRADSARLLQEMDAVDAGIAEYQGEEISLSEYLAKQPISPAAKFFSGRHIGDYEGADPTNLSLLEFAREEELATSGDRNFWLVDGYARVLAALAEGLPIKLKHEVSAIAWKPGLARVTCTNGAVYDAAKVVITIPLGVLKTGKLTFNPDLPASFNEAVSKIGFGDSTKLTLWFDCNLPVFRILDTPGHFGHWWVRRFGGQVVAVGFSGGTRARDLTEMGETQAVAFGAEELAGALGSDIKKHIQAARHFTWSDDPYALGSYSYPALHMGNARSLLSKPIENTVYYAGEAAHTQGHAATVHGAIEMGKEVADAILST
- a CDS encoding integrase core domain-containing protein; translation: MPRIRREAADLFRQGWSARKIGRHLGYHHTAVMKWVRRAERIGYHPIPTRSSRPKRHPRQLSDELRWKIFHTRLKSKRSAEVIQRILEEEGVVISLSTIKRTLDRMGLLKKRSPYKRYHPQVDRPLPEKPGSLVQIDTIHTMLDLKKRMYTFTLIDVHSRTAYAKTYARMDAATAVRFVEEAQRRASFRFEMLQSDHGPEFGAWFVERIRRKHRYSRIGKPNDNAHIERFNRTLQEECLDHARRSPEAFNAALKKYIPWYNRERHHFGLNLLTPAQVLKEVVPRC
- a CDS encoding vitamin K epoxide reductase family protein, with the protein product MKAFFTRIAPWAILLAAFLGLADSVYLARSELSGAPLLCNIDGLSGCNLVAQSPYSQLFGVPLAVYGLGFYALLFILAALELAWSSSRLRKMLLALTLFGVAVSLVSLLLQLFVIQALCIYCAFSWAVALLAWLFSRLLPGSKFWRREHLTDAPS
- the msrA gene encoding peptide-methionine (S)-S-oxide reductase MsrA; translated protein: MQEKAIFAAGCFWGVEAAFRAVPGIIDAVSGYTGGHTEHPTYEQVCSDTTGHAEAVEVSFDPSRVSYETLLRAFFKLHDPTQLNRQGPDVGSQYRGAVFYLSEAQREAAERMKAELASNYLPKTIATEITKATAFWPAEEYHQRYFEKHPDAVCHI
- the msrB gene encoding peptide-methionine (R)-S-oxide reductase MsrB, whose protein sequence is MDIQNTGPDGRKPELTPEQRRVMLEHGTETAFTGEYVDNHEPGVYRCNNCGAVLFTSENKFDSGTGWPSFTDPAVAENIGTSEDDSLGMRRTEVHCKHCGAHLGHLFNDGPVTAGGKRYCINSVCLDFEKEHPAAVF
- the tsf gene encoding elongation factor Ts (EF-Ts; functions during elongation stage of protein translation; forms a dimer; associates with EF-Tu-GDP complex and promotes exchange of GDP to GTP resulting in regeneration of the active form of EF-Tu), whose protein sequence is MEISTDIVKALRDRTGVSVMQCKKALEEAGGDVAKAEVILKKRSGAAADKKADRELGSGAVATYVHDGSIGAMVLLSSETDFVSRNPEFVALAREVAMQVAATDPKYATDAEIPEEAKTAAMAVFAKEVEGKPEEMKEKILAGKLSSYFSDQVLLDQPYIKDESKTIRDLVTEASQKFGERVEITRFARFSARA